The genomic interval GAAGATGGTCAGCGCCAGCGGCGCGATGACCTTGTTCTTGCCGTGGAAGGTTTCCTTGACGCTCTGGTCGACGAACTCGATCATTACTTCAACGAAATTCTGCAGACCACCGGGTTGGCCGGAGGTGGCGCGCTTTGCCGCCATGCGGAAGAAAAACAGAAACAGAACGCCAAGCGCGACTGACCACCCGAGGGAGTCAATGTGCAGGGCCATAAAGCCCATGTCAGATGCCTCAGTGGCATTCTGCGCCAGGGTCCAGCCTGCTTGTTCGACTACGGTTCCGTCGGCACGCTCATAGCCTGCCGGCAGCTTACCGTAGGTGAGGTTCTGGAGGTGATGCTGAATATACTCGGATGCACTTCCTGCCATAACGGTTTCCCAGGTCCAGTTAGCTTTGCTGCGTATTGCTGCCCGCGAGAAGCGGTGTCAACCAGTTGGTGACCAGCATGATCGCAAATGTTAAAAAAAGTGCCGCTATATCAAGCGGCTGAATCCATTTGAATACCATCGTAAAGAAGATGGCGCACAGGATGAGCTTTCCGGCCTCACCCTGGTAAAAAGAACTCATGATCTGTTTGGCAGACCGCGCGCCGGAAAAGCGGAATGCCTTAAGCGCAAAATATCCATGGGGCAGTAGAAAAATGAGACCGCCCAGCAGCGCTGAATAACCGGAAACCTGACCACGTAACGCGAGAAACGCCAGGCTGACCAAGACAAGTACCACACTTTCTATGACAAACCATCGTGCAATGGGCGGGCGTCGTATCCCGCTCGGCGTTGTCTTCGTCATTTTTTTCCCGAGAGTACGGTGCTTTTCGTCGATGCAGTTTAAAAAGTAGGCAAATGCACCGATACGAGCGCCGCAGATTATAGGTGTTCAATGTGCACGAATCAACAAAACCGAATTCCGCAAGTCCCCGTCAATAAGGGCCTAGCTGAGGGTGTCGCCGGCATTGGCACACAAATAGGCGGCCGGTTAACTTCGCACCACTACATGTTGTGTAAATGAACAAGCCCGAATTTTCGTAGCGCTCCGAAAGAGCCGGAAAATCAGGTCAAATTACTTGATATGGCCAAGAATTCCGTCGAGCTCGTCCAGGGAGCTGTATTCGATCACCAGCTTGCCCTTGCCACGCTGGCCGTGGGCAATGGAAACCCGGGCTCCAAGACGCTCGGCCAGGTCATCCTGCAGCGCGCGGATGTTGGGATCGACCGCGGCCTCGCGGCCGGAATTCTGGTCCGGCTTTTCCTGCTGAACCCGGCGCACCAGCGCCTCGGTCTGGCGCACAGACAGGGATTTGGCAACCACCTGTTTGGCCACCTGCATCTGCTGTTCCGGCGGCAGGGTCAACATGGCACGGCCATGGCCCATTTCCAGGTCGCCGTGCTCAAGCATCAGGCGAACGTCTTCAGTCAGGCCAATCAGTCGCAGCAGGTTGGTGATGGTGGTACGGGACTTACCCACAGCCTCGGCGACCTGAGCCTGGGTCAAACCAAACTCATCCTGCAGGCGTTGCAGAGCGAAGGCTTCTTCGATCGGATTGAGATTTTCACGCTGGATGTTTTCGATGAGCGCCATGGCAATGGCGGCTTCATCGGGCACATCCCGAATGATGGCGGGAATACTGTCGAGCTCAGCCATCTGGGTGGCACGCCAGCGGCGCTCACCGGCAATCAGCTCGTAGCGGCCTTCAGCAATGGGACGCACCACCACAGGCTGCATCACACCTTGCTGACGGATTGAATCTGCCAGTTCCTGCAGCGCCGCCGGGTCCATGTCCCGGCGTGGCTGGAAGCGGCCACGCTGGATGAGGTCGATGGGCACCTCGCGGAGCTCCCCATCATGATCCTTCAGTTCCTGGTCGAGATTGACCTTGGAGCCCGCCAACAG from Marinobacter sp. LA51 carries:
- a CDS encoding F0F1 ATP synthase subunit I: MTKTTPSGIRRPPIARWFVIESVVLVLVSLAFLALRGQVSGYSALLGGLIFLLPHGYFALKAFRFSGARSAKQIMSSFYQGEAGKLILCAIFFTMVFKWIQPLDIAALFLTFAIMLVTNWLTPLLAGSNTQQS
- a CDS encoding ParB/RepB/Spo0J family partition protein gives rise to the protein MAAKKRGLGERGLGALLAGSKVNLDQELKDHDGELREVPIDLIQRGRFQPRRDMDPAALQELADSIRQQGVMQPVVVRPIAEGRYELIAGERRWRATQMAELDSIPAIIRDVPDEAAIAMALIENIQRENLNPIEEAFALQRLQDEFGLTQAQVAEAVGKSRTTITNLLRLIGLTEDVRLMLEHGDLEMGHGRAMLTLPPEQQMQVAKQVVAKSLSVRQTEALVRRVQQEKPDQNSGREAAVDPNIRALQDDLAERLGARVSIAHGQRGKGKLVIEYSSLDELDGILGHIK